In Elusimicrobiota bacterium, the genomic window GTGACTGTTGTTTTCGCCTTGCTGAACGTATCCTATCCTTAAACTTCCCTACCTGGCGTTTAAGTTTATCCGAAACTTCATCTATAGCAGTATACAAATCTATCGATTCTGACCGTACCTTAAACGACGCGCTGCCGGAATGCAGTATAATTTCCACGCTATACCTGTTTTTCTCCAGTGTCACCACCGCGTTCCCGAAAGATTCCTGATAAAAATAGCGTTCTATACGATTAACACGCTTATTAATGTACTCAACTACATCCGGGGTAAGTTTAAAATGCCGCGCTGTTATATTCAAGTTTATCACCAGTAAGCTCCTTACTATAAAACCCAAAGCTCCAACAATATAATATCAATTTTTAGATTATATCCATTCCTATTCAAAAAGTCAACTATATAATCACTTCCTCAACGTTTGCGCAATCAACGAATTCGCAGTATTCACAACTATACGTTCAATA contains:
- the raiA gene encoding ribosome-associated translation inhibitor RaiA, giving the protein MINLNITARHFKLTPDVVEYINKRVNRIERYFYQESFGNAVVTLEKNRYSVEIILHSGSASFKVRSESIDLYTAIDEVSDKLKRQVGKFKDRIRSARRKQQSPRSYEIQPEDLEKLNIQIDTLRLPKVINTQQYKVRGCSIREALEIVRDSKLKCYPFFNNATEKLSVLFLTAENECELLEIDF